One window of the Sparus aurata chromosome 17, fSpaAur1.1, whole genome shotgun sequence genome contains the following:
- the tubb5 gene encoding tubulin beta-5 chain, which yields MREIVHIQAGQCGNQIGAKFWEVISDEHGIDPTGTYHGDSDLQLDRISVYYNEATGGKYVPRAILVDLEPGTMDSVRSGPFGQIFRPDNFVFGQSGAGNNWAKGHYTEGAELVDSVLDVVRKESESCDCLQGFQLTHSLGGGTGSGMGTLLISKIREEYPDRIMNTFSVVPSPKVSDTVVEPYNATLSVHQLVENTDETYCIDNEALYDICFRTLKLTTPTYGDLNHLVSATMSGVTTCLRFPGQLNADLRKLAVNMVPFPRLHFFMPGFAPLTSRGSQQYRALTVPELTQQVFDAKNMMAACDPRHGRYLTVAAVFRGRMSMKEVDEQMLNVQNKNSSYFVEWIPNNVKTAVCDIPPRGLKMAVTFIGNSTAIQELFKRISEQFTAMFRRKAFLHWYTGEGMDEMEFTEAESNMNDLVSEYQQYQDATAEEEGEFEEEAEDEA from the exons ATGAGGGAAATCGTGCACATCCAAGCCGGCCAGTGCGGTAACCAGATCGGTGCCAAG TTCTGGGAAGTGATCAGCGATGAGCACGGCATCGACCCCACAGGGACTTACCACGGAGACAGTGACCTGCAGCTGGACAGGATCAGTGTCTACTACAATGAGGCCACAG GAGGTAAATATGTACCTCGTGCCATTCTTGTGGACTTGGAGCCGGGAACCATGGACTCCGTGAGGTCCGGACCCTTTGGGCAGATCTTCAGACCCGACAATTTTGTGTTTG GTCAGAGCGGTGCTGGAAACAATTGGGCCAAGGGTCACTACACAGAGGGAGCTGAGTTGGTGGACTCAGTCCTGGATGTGGTCCGCAAAGAGTCAGAGAGCTGCGACTGCCTGCAGGGCTTCCAGCTCACCCACTCACTTGGTGGTGGAACTGGCTCCGGTATGGGCACCCTGCTCATCAGCAAGATCCGTGAAGAGTACCCCGACCGTATCATGAACACCTTCAGCGTTGTGCCTTCCCCCAAG GTTTCAGACACAGTGGTTGAGCCTTACAATGCAACCCTGTCAGTCCACCAGCTTGTAGAGAACACAGATGAAACCTACTGCATTGACAATGAGGCCCTTTATGACATTTGCTTCCGCACTCTGAAACTTACCACACCCACCTACGGAGACCTTAACCACCTGGTGTCCGCCACCATGAGCGGAGTCACCACCTGCCTGCGCTTCCCTGGTCAGCTCAATGCCGATCTCCGCAAACTGGCTGTCAACATGGTGCCTTTCCCCCGTCTGCACTTCTTCATGCCTGGCTTTGCTCCCCTGACCAGCAGAGGCAGCCAGCAGTACCGAGCCCTCACAGTCCCAGAGCTCACCCAGCAGGTGTTCGATGCCAAGAATATGATGGCTGCGTGTGACCCACGTCACGGCCGCTACCTGACCGTCGCCGCTGTGTTCCGTGGCCGCATGTCCATGAAGGAGGTTGACGAGCAGATGCTCAATGTccagaacaaaaacagcagctACTTCGTCGAATGGATCCCCAACAATGTCAAGACCGCCGTCTGTGACATTCCACCCCGTGGCCTCAAGATGGCCGTCACTTTCATCGGCAACAGCACAGCCATCCAGGAGCTGTTCAAGCGCATCTCTGAGCAGTTCACAGCCATGTTCCGTCGCAAGGCCTTCTTGCATTGGTACACAGGTGAAGGTATGGATGAGATGGAGTTCACTGAAGCAGAGAGCAACATGAATGATCTGGTGTCTGAGTACCAGCAGTACCAGGATGCCACAGCTGAAGAGGAGGGTGAATTTGAGGAGGAAGCTGAAGACGAGGcttga
- the mdc1 gene encoding LOW QUALITY PROTEIN: mediator of DNA damage checkpoint protein 1 (The sequence of the model RefSeq protein was modified relative to this genomic sequence to represent the inferred CDS: deleted 2 bases in 1 codon) — translation MDATQMISDSFLESDEEENEEENGNKRGQPLAKLCILKNEHIPEKELPLFLGENVLGRDPNTCTLPLLAPSVSKQHATICISVHGKRGCHSEEDTEALVWDLGSMNGTRKGRLKLTPNVRYALSESDSLVVADIPCQYVRCAADTAWSQGGFRTPLSKKSRVKARLSDASGEKEVDTSTGSKKCVNGGTEASVSLPDREGTRETPVRTSCLSFEKTPTQPQGTLVPESDSDSEGERGGGADRRRKAQVSDSDSYKSSPTCSTFLSPTNKIVPESEDESPITPSVSTKNRPHRHVSFSTEETEVDVGRQQLKEKKALAIVDNSEEEEGEEEERAALGGRKSEESEQCLSVKQENNVSLTGEDKLPVSAPAVSTDAIPAFNMDSDTDVEGEEEEVVPAHPVTLSTNQNTDQPPNTAQFHMDSDTDVDEDDDALDKNIKSVLSSADDIEPPHVLTVNQPEAITMDSDTDVDDDDDDDAAVSDAASKAKPLSVQNTPTADSATSAQLEDFHLESDTDVDEEEEKECGTITISKIDESPTGLDSKPIWTKTAAAAPNSLHLDSDTDDEATPAPVISEPSVVSAVTELRTTAEAGANLDILCDSDTDVEDEAPLVIPFAITSLSFVPGATSEALQSDSDADTDVDDSSVPPAGDGVNPADVRVDSDTDVEDEEDDFGSAGDGQIPNLRRENTPGLMAPPLQNCSTPVQLTGPEGGVEDMDTQAFLSPSSAPFRRAALIPKALSSCSESQDEDLVVAETQSFILQTRDCQGNAPGDHTMEPTQAFGLESSGDEKVEQPSRGGSFQLGLSDSSHLQDRAQALAMESTQAFVSVEGDVNLEETQAYAAISNSDRTSSESDSNLEATQAYGEEEEAAKCSVMAEKKGQVDLALEATQAYVSEPYCDSEDETDEDKTKDSDTAETQLLDFPTASTLSMAETQPMSAFEEAKSVEEENPASSVLQVKQNEEREGHGEAAQPQERHLSEALSAAATQPMCASDDEESDDEDSIPGPRKRKAKPLELEDEQTQSLTSSETQPMHIGVAETQPMATSGNEESDEEDSIPGPRKRKAKQLHLEEEETQRFTNSELSAVETQPMDTGKVTESDDEDSIPVPRKRKAKALKLEEDQTQPLTFSDVSAVETQPVVTGEDEESDDEDSIPGLRKRKAKPLQIQDEETQSLTNSEASTVDTQPLETKTVPHPRRGKRGQSEAGGSGVTVRSRRGTRSGLREEEEQAECSEPPRRQTSRKNKVLPATRGRRGKQMPDDNKSEEGEKVERAKRARGKKSTKQQEDEEAEETEKETRERKRKDQEEKVRAKEEQLKRERKEKEEKERIERENAEKVEKERLERVEKVRIVKERNEQEEKERAERMQKEEQLERERKEKEEKERLEREGRKEEKDRLEREEKARIVRERKEQEEKERAERMQKEEQLERERKEKEEKERLEREKAEKEEKERLDREEKVRMEKERKEQEEKDRLETVKKEQEERLERERKKQEHQARLESEAKERDERETSEREKKEKEAKEKQTEQQESVKTPARGRRAPRRTTAARSTTEPEQDSTISTNDDVPARRTRSRSNSSNSVSSERSASSVNTQGSRGRGRGRGRGAKRTSEPPRPAVARGSNRRRTVAAETTEQDSNNTSPQRALSRSNSNNSEISSCSLSSQSNARGGRQRGRGRKAEEDFIPLISSQSDQNSATKSTPRGRKSRKVEKSSDTVPQEDYEKIDSQQATTTRGRRRANAKGSEPAAADEKTPSNQEEGLANEESPPPKKNVRGQKAVKSETVEASVAPAVSDGVEAKDQRKGRKRQLETDTEEDSHCGTQSPQGKEKAQTAEAKTKDEPKKRGRASSAQAKKNAKDPPTDLEMKEASEKMEGGMVERRGRGRPSAIQKKKTEEQEDSGTSVDPDAHVEASEPQTPTRSVSRKRQAPAVSSPLAKTPRSSCVSPAAGGRARAASQAYKVLFTGVVDEAGERVLARLGGSMAKGVADMNVLVTDKVRRTVKFLCAVAKGVPIVTTHWLEKSGKAGSFLSPNAFTVKDPEQEKKFNFCLQDSLRTASSQPLLQGYEIHVTKSVKPDPVQMKDIISCSGATFLPRMPSSHKPQTVVISCEEDWPLCGPALSASLPVVTAEFILTGILQQKVDFQIHSLSAPTSKLQSAGGRGKGRKKS, via the exons ATGGATGCCACTCAAATGATCAGTGACTCCTTCTTGGAGTCAgatgaggaagaaaatgaagagGAGAATGGAAACAAGAGGGGGCAGCCGTTGGCTAAACTGTGCATCTTAAAGAATGAACACATCCCTGAGAAAG AGTTGCCCCTCTTTTTGGGAGAAAATGTTTTGGGCCGTGACCCGAACACATGCACCCTGCCCTTGCTGGCACCCTCAGTATCCAAACAGCATGCTACAATTTGCATCTCTGTCCACGGGAAAAGAGGTTGCCACAGTGAAGAAGACACAGAGGCTTTAGTATGGGACCTTGGGAGCATGAACGGTACCCGCAAGGGCCGCTTAAAGCTCACTCCAAATGTACGATATGCCCTTAGTGAGAGTGACAGTTTGGTGGTGGCAGACATCCCATGTCAGTATGTCCGCTGTGCTGCAGACACAGCCTGGTCTCAAGGAGGCTTCAGGACTCCTCTGAGCAAAAAATCACGGGTGAAGGCCAGGTTGTCAGATGCCTCCGGGGAAAAAGAAGTTGACACAAGCACTGGCAGCAAGAAATGTGTCAATGGAGGTACAGAGGCAAGTGTGTCTTTACCAGATCGGGAGGGCACAAGGGAGACTCCTGTCAGAACCAGTTGCCTGTCCTTTGAGAAAACTCCAACCCAGCCACAGGGGACCCTGGTCCCTGAATCTGACTCAGACTcagaaggagaaagagggggaggagcagATAGGAGGCGCAAGGCTCAAG tgtCTGATTCTGACTCCTATAAATCCAGTCCCACATGTTCAACATTCTTGAGTCCCACAAACAAAATCGTCCCTGAAAG CGAGGATGAAAGTCCCATCACACCTTCCGTCTCCACTAAAAATAGGCCTCACAGACATGTCAGCTTCagcacagaggagacagaagtaGATGTGGGGCGACAGCAGCTGAAGGAGAAAAAGGCACTTGCAATTGTGGACAatagtgaagaggaggagggagaggaggaagaaagagcaGCACTGGGAGGGAGAAAGTCTGAGGAAAGTGAACAGTGTCTGTCAGTGAAACAGGAAAACAATGTCAGTCTTACAGGAGAAGATAAATTGCCTGTATCTGCACCTGCAGTCTCCACAGACGCGATCCCTGCATTTAACATGGACAGTGACACTGAtgtggaaggagaggaggaagaggtggtaCCTGCTCATCCGGTGACCCTGTcaacaaaccaaaacactgaTCAGCCACCGAACACAGCCCAGTTTCACATGGACAGTGATACAGATgtggatgaggatgatgatgcattggataaaaatatcaaatctgTGCTTTCCTCTGCTGACGACATAGAACCTCCTCATGTTTTAACAGTTAATCAGCCAGAGGCCATCACCATGGACAGTGACACTgatgtggatgatgatgatgatgatgatgctgctgtGTCAGACGCTGCTTCAAAAGCAAAACCTCTGTCGGTACAGAACACACCCACAGCTGACTCTGCCACTTCAGCACAACTGGAAGACTTTCACTTAGAGAGTGACACAGACgttgatgaggaagaagaaaaggaatgTGGAACAATTACAATCTCTAAAATAGATGAAAGTCCCACTGGATTAGATAGCAAGCCAATCTGGACTAAAACCGCTGCTGCCGCTCCTAATAGCCTGCATCTAGACAGTGACACAGATGATGAGGCTACTCCTGCCCCTGTCATCAGTGAACCCTCTGTGGTGTCTGCTGTCACAGAATTACGCACCACTGCAGAAGCAGGAGCCAATTTGGATATTCTCTGTGACAGTGACACAGATGTGGAAGATGAGGCTCCTCTGGTTATACCTTTTGCTATCACATCCCTGTCATTCGTTCCCGGTGCCACGTCAGAAGCTCTTCAGTCAGACTCTGATGCAGACACAGATGTGGATGACTCCAGCGTGCCCCCTGCTGGGGACGGTGTCAATCCAGCTGACGTTCGCGTGGACAGTGACACAGATGTGGAAGATGAGGAGGACGATTTTGGAAGCGCTGGTGATGGACAGATTCCTAATCTGCGCAGAGAAAACACACCTGGGTTGATGGCTCCACCTCTGCAGAACTGTTCTACTCCTGTACAACTGACAG gtccagaaggaggagtggAGGATATGGACACTCAGGCATTCCTGAGTCCCTCTTCAGCTCCATTTAGAC GTGCTGCTCTAATACCGAAAGCACTGTCTTCTTGCTCAGAAAGCCAGGATGAGGATTTGGTGGTGGCTGAGACTCAGTCCTTCATTCTCCAGACCAGAGACTGCCAGGGCAATGCTCCAGGGGACCACACCATGGAACCCACCCAAGCGTTTGGCCTTGAGTCTTCTGGTGATGAAAAAGTTGAACAGCCGAGCAGAGGAGGGTCCTTCCAGCTGGGATTGTCTGACAGCAGCCACCTGCAGGATCGGGCCCAAGCTCTGGCCATGGAAAGCACCCAAGCCTTTGTCTCTGTGGAAGGGGATGTGAATCTGGAAGAAACTCAAGCATATGCAGCTATTTCAAATTCAGACAGAACCTCCTCAGAGAGTGATTCTAATCTGGAGGCTACGCAGGCTtacggagaggaagaggaagctgcCAAATGTTCAGTAATGGCTGAAAAGAAAGGCCAGGTAGATTTGGCCCTAGAAGCAACACAGGCATACGTTTCAGAGCCCTACTGTGATTCAGAGGATGAAACAGATGAAGATAAGACAAAAGACAGTGATACTGCTGAGACTCAGCTTTTAGACTTTCCCACCGCATCTACTCTTTCCATGGCTGAAACCCAACCTATGTCTGCCTTTGAGGAAGCGAAGAGTGTAGAGGAAGAAAATCCTGCTTCATCTGTACTACAAGTCAAGCagaatgaagagagagagggacatgGGGAGGCAGCTCAACCTCAGGAGAGGCATCTCAGTGAAGCTCTGTCTGCAGCTGCAACTCAGCCTATGTGTGCAAGTGACGACGAGGAAAGTGATGATGAGGACTCGATTCCAGGTCCAcggaaaagaaaagcaaaaccaCTTGAGCTTGAAGATGAGCAGACTCAGTCCCTCACTAGCTCTGAAACCCAGCCCATGCACATCGGTGTTGCTGAAACTCAGCCCATGGCTACAAGTGGTAATGAGGAAAGTGATGAAGAGGACTCAATTCCAGGTCCacgaaaaagaaaagcaaagcaaCTGCATCTTGAAGAAGAGGAGACTCAAAGGTTCACAAACTCTGAGCTATCTGCTGTTGAAACTCAGCCAATGGATACAGGAAAAGTTACAGAAAGTGATGACGAGGACTCAATTCCAGTGCCTCgtaaaagaaaagcaaaggcACTGAAACTTGAAGAAGACCAGACGCAGCCCCTCACTTTTTCTGACGTCTCTGCTGTTGAAACTCAGCCAGTGGTCACAGGTGAAGATGAGGAAAGTGATGATGAGGATTCAATTCCAGGTCTgcgaaaaagaaaagcaaagccGCTGCAAATCCAAGACGAGGAGACACAATCACTTACAAATTCTGAGGCTTCCACTGTTGATACTCAGCCCTTAGAGACAAAAACTGTCCCGCACCCTCGGAGAGGAAAGAGGGGACAATCTGAAGCTGGAGGCAGTGGTGTCACAGTTAGAAGTAGAAGAGGGACAAGGTCAGGAttaagagaagaggaggagcaagCAGAGTGTTCTGAACCTCCCAGGAGACAGACGAGCAGGAAGAATAAAGTTTTACCAGCTaccagaggaaggagaggaaaacagatgCCTGATGATAATAAGAGTGAGGAAGGGGAGAAGGTAGAGCGAGCTAAGCGAGCTAGAGGGAAAAAATCCACAAAGCAACAGGAAgatgaggaagcagaggaaacagaaaaagagacaagagagaggaaaagaaaggacCAAGAAGAAAAGGTAAGAGCAAAAGAAGAACAATtgaagagggaaagaaaggagaaagaagaaaaggaaaggataGAGcgtgaaaatgcagaaaaagtgGAGAAGGAGCGATTGGAGAGGGTAGAAAAGGTGAGAATAGTGAAGGAAAGAAATgaacaagaagaaaaggaaagagctGAAAGGatgcaaaaagaagaacaaTTGGAGAGGGAACgaaaagagaaggaagaaaaggagagatTAGAGcgtgaa ggcagaaaagaagagaaggacagattggagagggaagagaaagcGAGAATAGTGAGGGAAAGaaaggaacaagaagaaaaggaaagagctGAAAGGatgcaaaaagaagaacaattggagagggaaagaaaggagaaggaagaaaaggagagatTAGAGcgtgaaaaggcagaaaaagaagagaaggagagattgGACAGGGAAGAGAAAGTGagaatggaaaaagaaagaaaagaacaagaagaaaaagacagattggagacagtgaagaaggaacaagaagagagacttgagagggagaggaagaaacaagaaCACCAAGCAAGACTGGAGAGTGAGGCGAAGGAAAGGGACGAAAGAGAGACAtcggagagagaaaaaaaagaaaaagaggccaaagaaaaacaaacagagcaacAAGAAAGTGTCAAAACGCCTGCAAGAGGTCGAAGAGCACCCAGAAGAACAACCGCTGCCCGGAGTACAACGGAGCCAGAACAAGACTCAACCATATCAACCAATGATGACGTCCCAGCAAGGAGAACCAGATCTCGCTCCAACTCCTCCAACTCTGTCAGCTCAGAGAGGTCTGCTTCGAGTGTCAACACCCAGGGGAGCAGGGGGAGAGGCAGAGGCCGAGGCAGAGGAGCAAAGAGGACCAGTGAGCCACCAAGACCGGCCGTCGCCAGAGGCAGCAACAGGAGGAGGACGGTGGCTGCAGAGACAACAGAGCAGGACAGTAATAATACTTCCCCTCAGAGAGCTCTCTCGAGGTCTAACTCCAACAACTCTGAGATCTCCAGCTGCAGCTTGAGCTCTCAGAGCAACGCAAGAGGAGGCAGGCAAcgaggaagagggaggaaagcGGAGGAAGACTTCATCCCTCTTATCAGTAGTCAGAGTGACCAGAATTCAGCTACCAAATCTACACCCAGAGGCAGGAAGAGCAGGAAAGTGGAGAAGTCCTCTGATACGGTTCCCCAGGAAGATTATGAGAAAATAGACTCTCAACAGGCAACTACCACAAGGGGGCGTCGGCGAGCCAATGCAAAGGGCTCTGaacctgcagctgcagatgaGAAAACCCCTTCAAACCAGGAGGAAGGACTTGCCAATGAAGAGTCACCTCCGCCTAAAAAGAATGTCAGGGGCCAAAAAGCAGTAAAGAGTGAAACTGTGGAGGCATCAGTGGCTCCTGCAGTCAGCGATGGAGTCGAGGCTAAAGaccaaagaaaaggaagaaaaagacagtTGGAGACAGATACTGAGGAGGACTCTCACTGTGGCACCCAAAGCCCTCAAGGAAAAGAGAAAGCCCAAACAgcagaagcaaaaacaaaagatgaaccaaaaaaaagagGTAGAGCTTCCAGCGCTCAAGCAAAGAAGAATGCAAAAGATCCTCCTACTGATTTGGAGATGAAAGAAGCGAGTGAGAAAATGGAGGGGGGGATGGttgagaggagaggcagaggtcGTCCATCAGCGatccagaagaagaaaacagaggagcaggaagacAGTGGAACATCTGTTGACCCGGATGCACATGTGGAGGCATCAGAG CCCCAGACTCCAACCAGGAGTGTATCCCGGAAGCGACAGGCTCCTGCGGTCTCCTCGCCTCTGGCCAAGACCCCCCGTTCCTCCTGCGTATCCCCGGCAGCTGGTGGCCGAGCACGAGCGGCCAGCCAGGCCTACAag GTGCTGTTCACAGGAGTGGTGGATGAAGCAGGGGAGAGAGTTTTGGCTCGTTTAGGAGGCAGCATGGCAAAAGGTGTGGCAGACATGAACGTTCTGGTGACTGATAAGGTGCGCAGGACTGTCAAGTTTCTGTGTGCGGTCGCTAAAGGAGTCCCAATTGTTACCACACACTGGCTGGAAAAG aGTGGTAAGGCTGGGAGCTTCCTGTCTCCTAATGCGTTCACTGTGAAGGATCCGGAGCAGGAGAAGAAGTTCAATTTCTGCTTACAGGACTCTCTGAGGACAGCCAGCAGTCAGCCTCTCTTACAG GGATACGAGATCCATGTTACAAAGTCAGTGAAGCCAGATCCAGTTCAAATGAAGGACATAATCTCCTGCAGTGGAGCCACCTTTCTTCCCAGGATGCCCTCTTCTCACAAG